CGCACGAGCAGAAACGTCGCGAACATGACCCCGAACAACTGGGGCACCAGCGTTCCGAGCCGAGCAAGGATGATGCGAAGCGGCCGTGGAATCGACCGCCAAAACGATATCAGCGCCATTGTTGCCTCACTTTCATCGAATTGAAGAGGGGCCGTCGGCCCCGGCCCATCAGTTTTTCGAGAAGTCGTACCAGGTATTCCCGTTCGTCGTGTTCCAGCTGTAGCCCTTCACGTTGCTTCGCGTCGCAAGCTGGTATCCGGGATTGATGAGAAAGACCCACGGAGCCTGCTGCATCACCAGTTGCTGCACCCGTTCCATCTGCGTCTTGCGCTTCGGCTCGTCTGTCGACGAAAGACTTTCGTTGATCAGCTGATCGACTTCCGGATTTTTGTAATGCGAATAATTGATCAGCGACGCGCTATTGAGCCAGAGATTGGCGACATATCCCGCGTCCGGGACGATCGCCATGTCGCGGAAGAAGTACATTGGGATCGTTCCTTTCGAATAGCGCTCGACGAGCGTCGAAGCAGGCAGCTTCTGCAACTCGACATCGACGCCGATCCTGGAAAAGGCAGTCTTCAACACGATTGCGAGCTCCTCTTCAGTCTGGTCGCCCGTCGGGTAACCCAGCTGAGTCTTGAAGCCCTTCTCGAAACCGGCTTCCTTCAGAAGCGCCTTCGCCTTTTCGATGTTGTTGCTGTAGTCGAAGTACTTGTCCGTATAAGCCGGGTAGATCTCCGAGATGGGGCTTTTCGTCGGGCGCGCCGTGCCATAGAAGATCGACTTGAGGATTTCATCGCGAGGCACGGCATAGTTAAGCGCCTGCCGCACCTTTTCGTTGTTGAACGGCGGCGTGTTGTTATTCATTTCCACGCGCTGCACATAGTTGCCATACACCTTCCAGACCTTCACCGTCGGAATGCTGGAGAGCGTGTTCAGCTCCCGTGGCGGAAGCCATTCAGCAACGTCCACCGCGCCCGCCTGCAGTGCGGCCAGCCGATTGGCCGATGTCGGCATCTCGCGGAATATCACCTTCGATATCTTCGCCGCGCCGCGATAGTAGTTGGGGTTCGCTTCATACACGACCTCTTGTCCCGGCGAGTATTTCGTCACCTGATACGGCGCGAAAGAGGCGGAATGACTCGACAGCCAGCGCGAGGCCCAGGGGTCTTCCGATGTCGTGTGCTTCCTGGCTTCCACGGAATCGAGAATGCCGAGGTCGTTGTTGACCCAGATTCGTTCGATGAGCGGCGACGGCTTCGGCAGCGTGACCTTCACGGTCTGGTCGTCGACTTTCTGGAATGCGGACTTGAAGTCCTGAATCTTCAGCACCTGGGTCATATACCAGTGGAAGTTTGCCTTCAGGTTCCATCCCCGCTCGAAGGTCCACATGAGATCGTCCGCGTTGAGCGTGTTGCCTGCCGCGCTCTTCACGCCCTTTCGCAAGTGAAACGTAATGGACGTCTTGTCCGGTGACGTCTGCCAGGACTCGGCGAGCGCGCCCTTGAGCTTGTCGAAGTTTTCGACCATGACGCCACCTTCGCCAGACTTCATCTCGTAAGTCAGAAGCCGCTCGAAGATATTGCGCCGCGCTTCGTGACTGGCTTCGGTCGGCGGGTACTCCTGATCCAGCGACTCGGGCGTACGCGGACCGGCTACCACCAGCACCGAGTTGTTGTTCTGGGCGTGAGCCGGTGTGGCGGCACCGAACAACGCGACAAGGGCTACGCTCGCCAGCGCGATGCCAAGCGGACTTCGACTCGATCGTAAATCAGCAGATACGTTGGTGATTTCTTTCATCATATTGGCCTCACGTCCAGTTATCGGTTACGTTGATATGTATAGCTAACTATTATCGAATCTACTTGGTATTCGAATCCATTCATTGACGTCAGCGGCGCAGCGTCGGCAGTCCGCGGCGCAGAAACTTGCCCTCGCCCGCCTTGCCTGTGAAGTCCTTTCCGTCCCATACAACCCTCCCACGGCAAAGCGTGAAAGCCGGCCACGCGCGGATTCTGCGTCCTTCATAGGGCGTATAGTCGACGGCGTGATGCAACATGTCATTCGTCAACGTCCGTTCGACTTCATCCCAGATGACGAGGTCTGCATCGGCGCCGATCGCAATCGTCCCTTTCTTTGGATGCAGGCCGTAAAGCTTGGCGGGATTCGTGGCAGTCAATTCGACAAACCGGTTCAGCGAAATGCGCCCCTCCAGAACGCCTTCGGTGTACAGCAGCGGCAGCCGGGTCTCGAGCCCAGGGATGCCGTTCGGGATGTAGGGAAACGCAACCTGCTCCCCGTTGGGGTGCTTTCCCGCTTCATCATCGAAGGAAAAGGGGGCGTGGTCGGAAGAGAGAATGGTGAACGTGCCGTCCGCCAGCCCTCTCCATATGACGTTCTGATTCGCGGAGTCGCGCGGCGGCGGACTGCATACACACTTCGCGCCCTGATAGCTGTCGTCGATGCCAAGGTCTTCAGCCGTGAGGAAAAGATACTGCGGACAGGTCTCCGCCAGAATGTTCATCCCGCGATTTCGCGCCCATTGAATCTGCTCGACTGCCTCGCGGCCGGAAACATGCACGATGAGAATGGGGACATCGACGAGTTCCGCGAAGCTGATGGCACGATGCGTCGCTTCGCGCTCCACCAGCATGGGTCGCGCATTCGCGTGATAGCGCGGCGCCGTGAGCCCGTTGTTCACAAGGCTTTCCGTCAGCCACCCGATGCATTCCGAATTTTCCGCGTGGACCAGCGTCATCGCGCCATGGCGACGCGCCGCCGCGAGCACGTCGAGCATCTGGCGGTCGTTCAACTTGAGGTCGTCGTAAGTCATATAAATCTTGAACGACGTGTACCCCTCTTCGATCAACTGCGGCAGTTCTTTCGCAACTACATCAGCCGTCGGATCGACCACGATCAGATGGAATCCGTAATCGACGGTCGCGCGTCCTTCGGCTCGGCGGTGATACTCCTCGACCGCGGCACGCAAGGACTCGCCTTTCTGCTGCGCGGCGAAAGGAATCACCGTGGTCGTCCCGCCGCACGCAGCGGATTTCGTGCCCGAGAAGAAGTCGTCGGCCATTCTGGCCGGAGGCGGAATGACCTGATCCAGATGGCAGTGTCCATCCACGCCGCCCGGCGTCACGACACGGCCATTGGCATCCAGCTCGCGCTCACCCTCGGGCAATGAAAACCCCAGGTTCGTGATCACACCATCTTTGATGCCGATGTCGGAACGAAACGTATCACTGGCCGTGGCTACGTGAGCGTTTCGAACCACCAGATCGAATGCTTTCGGCATTGCTCGTCCTTGCGTTCGGAAAGGTTGCATGGGTAACGACTTGCAGCGAATGTACCGCGTCAAAATTCCGTCAACAACTATCGTCAACATTTGTCTCGACATTTCTTGTCTACATGCTTGTTGACATGAAATGAATATTCAAATCAGCGCATTAAGCGCGCAATTGGTGCAAACCCGATGTATCGGTCTGCGGGCAAATGGTCGCGCCGGGCGAGCGCGCCGGCGCGCGCGGTCTGCGACCAGCACATGACGCGTGGGTGAGAAGCCTGCAAACGGTAGTTGCAGCGCCGATTCGTTTCAGCGGTCTGATGACCTCGGATCCATTGATTCGGTTTCCTCACTGTCCGATGCGAACGAAGCGGCGGAGAACTGTCGTGAACGGAATGGTCTCTGAAAGGACAGCGTCCCGGCATCGCCGCTAGGGGCGATCCGGGACGCTTTTTACGGGCTTGACTTGGGGAGTCAATGCCTACCGCTGGCCGCTTTGACTCCGACCAGCTTCGGCAAAATATTCACTGACGAGCTTGCTCGCTGCCTCCCACAGAACCGGTGAACCACGCGCGATCACCGGTCCGTACCGTTCCATCACCTGCTGTTGCGTGACGCCATTCTCCGTCCACGTTCCACCGTTCGACAATGTATTGATCAGCAGCGGCTGCAATCGATCCAGTGCCTTGGCAAAGATCGCCTCGGGCGTTTGCGCCGCCTCGAACTCGCGCCAGAGTTCGAGCATTTCACGCCCTTGGTGTTCTGGCAATAGCCCAAAGATACGCTCGGCTGCATCCTGTTCAGCTTGCTGGACCAGCGCGTCGTTGCCACTGGCCGAATGTATCGGATGATCCCCGGCGTCGATCTCGACGATATCGTGAACCAGCAAAAGCTTGACGACGCGAAGGGCATCAAGATCCTTCGCATGCGATGAGAGAACGAGCGCAAACATGCTCAGATGCCAGGAGTGCTCCGCGGAATTCTCCTTTCTGCTCTGATCGATCAGCGGCGATTGCCGCATGATCGACTTCAGCTTGTCCAGCTCGACGAGGAAGGCAAGCTGGCGTGCGATTTCATCAGGGGACGAATGAGTCATATGGCGCATTCCTTTTCGGCTGAGAACTGTTTCCGGCGCGAAGCGAAAGCCGTCGGGAACGCGGGCAATTATATAAGCTAGCTTCACGTGTGAACGGCCTTCACAACCGCCGGCGGCGAAGAGCGCCGCGCGCCGATGAACAGCGGCGCCGCCAGCACGACCACACCGCTCAACAGAATCAGTCCGGCCACGCTGGATCCGAAGCTCGCGAGATTGCTCGGGATTTCGAGCAGCACATAGGCGATGAAAAAGATGCTGGCGCCAAAGGCGAACGCCGCATCGGAGATGCCGACGACATCGTGCAAGGCCTGTTTCGCGAAGCCGACGTTCGCGCGATCCAGAAACGCGAGCACGTACATCAAAAGCAGAAAGGGTATGAGGGGCCTGGCCGACTTACTCGCGGCGCGATCGGCAGCCGTCCCGCCATCGATGGCGATATCCATGTCTTGTCTCCTCCGGTGAGATCGGTTCAGCGTTATGCCGCGTCCCACGCTGCGCGCAGAAACGCCGCGCTCTCGCGCATCGACGTGAGCGGTTCATCGTTGAAAGCGCATTCGGCGCTGAGCAGGCCCTGATAGCCGCTTGCTTTGAGATGCCCGAAGAACGTCGGGTAGTCGTACGAACCCGTGCCCGGATTCAGCCGTCCGGTGTCGGCCAGATGAATGTGCGCGAGCCATGCGCAGTGCTCGCGCACTTCATCGAGCGGCTCGGCTTCTTCGTCCATGTGATAGAAGTCCGCAAGGCCGCGCACTTCATTTCTATTCAACGTTTTGGCAAGCCGCGCGCCATCGGCAACGCTGTTCACCAGATTCGATTCCTTGCGGTTCAACGGCTCGATCACGAGCGTGGCGCCGCTGCCCTGCAGTGCATCGGCGCACCATGCGAGCGTCGTCAGGAATTCATCTTCGGCCTGAGCCTGCGTCCAGCCTTCCGGAATGTTGCGCGTCCAGCCGCTGCCGAGCACGACGACGCGCGCCCGCGCCAGCGTGAGAAGTTCCACCACGCGATCGAAGTACGCGCGATTTCGACGCCCGTCCTTCTCGGGACCTACGATGCGCGCATCATGCGGAAAGAGATAGCTGAACGCGAGCGCGGGCAAGGGCAAATCGACGATGCGCGCTTTGGCATCGCCGAAAGACGCATCGTCTTCGAGTGTCATCGGCACGAGTTGGGCCTCGATGTAATCGAGTCCGGCCTCTTTCATCAGCGCGGCGTTCTGCAAGGGTCCACACCAGCCGAATCGTGGCATCTCGTTCATTAGATATCCTTGGTTTCTGGTGGAATCAATAGCTCAGCTTCGCGACCGAGCGCAGCACTTCCGGCGTCGTCGTCGGAAAGCCGAAGAATTCGAGGTAAGCGGGAATCTGCTCGAACAGCATGTCCGAGCCCACCTGAAAACGGCAGCCGCGCGCCTGCACGGACTTGAGAAACGCCGTCATTTCGGTCTTCATCACGACTTCGCCGACGAAGGTCTCGGGCGCGATGCGCGCTACATCGACGGGCAATGGATCACCGTCGTTCATGCCCATCGGGGTCGCGTTGACGACGAGGTCGTAACCGGCTGGGTCGTTGCTGCCTGTCGTGACTTCGAGTCTCGGGTAGTGAGTCGTGAGGCGCGCCTTCAGCCCCTGCGCCGATTCGGCCCGCGCATCGAAGAGGCTGAGCCAGGCCACGCCCGCCGCAGCCAGCGATGCCGCGATCGCCGACCCCACGCCACCGCAGCCCACGATCAGCGCACGCGCGCCTTCGAGCTTGCATCCTTTGCGGCGCACGCCACGCACGAAGCCTTCGCCATCGAACATGTCGCCGATGAGCCGCCCGTCGTCCGCACGCCGCACCGCATTGCACGATCCGGCGATCTTCACGGTGGGCGTGGCGTCGTCGAGCAAGCCGACCGTGCTCACCTTGTGCGGCATCGTGATGAGCGCGCCACGCATGTTCTCGAGCGCGAAGATCGAGCGAAGGAAGGCCGCGTAATGCTCGGCCTTGCAACCCATCGGCACGACGACGGCATTCACATCGGCATGCTCGAAGTAAGGGTTGTAGATCATCGGCGACTTGAAGGCGTGCGTCGGATAGCCGATATGGGCGATGAGCCCGGTATTGCCATTGATCATGCTTGTCTCCGTTTCAAAGCATGACCGGAGGTTACTATCGCCGATTCAAACTATTATTATTCGATCCTGCACTCCATAATCACCACATCATGCTCAATGAACCGATGCTCGGCGATCTCCGTTTGTTCTGCGAAGTCGCGCGCCGGTTGAGTTTCGTGGCGGCCGCGCATGAGTTCGGCAATTCGCAAACGCACGTCAGCAAGCGCATCGCCTTGCTGGAAAAGACGCTCGGCGTGAAGCTGCTGCATCGCACGACGCGCCGTGTGTCGCTCACCACCGATGGCGAAACGGTCGTTCGCTGGGCGCGCGCCATCCTGCAGGACGTCGATGCCATGCGCGACGACCTCTCCAGTCTGCGGGTAAATCCCAAGGGGTCGCTGCGCATCAGTTCGAGCCAGCGCCTCGGGCGCAGCCACATCGCGCCGATCGTCTCGCTGATGAAGAAGCGCTATCCCGAACTCGAAATCTGGCTGGAACTGGTCGACCGGCGCGTCAATCTCGTCGACGAAGGTTTCGATCTCGACATCCGCGTGGGCGCGGTGCAGGAACCCGGGCTGATCGCGCATCACATTGCCGTCAGTCCGCGCGTGCTGTGCGCGGCGCCCTCTTACCTCGACGCGCACGGCCGGCCGAAGAGCGTCGATGAACTCGCGCAACACGACTGTCTCGTCTTTCGCGAGCGCGACGAGCCGTTCGGCGTGTGGCGTCTGCTCGGGCCGGGCGGCTGGAGCACGGTGAAAGTCACCGGGCCGCTTGCGTCGAATCACAGCGACGTGGTGCTCCGCTGGGCCCGCGATGGTCACGGCATCGTGATGGTCGGGCAGTCGTACGTGGCGCAGGCGCTCGCGGAAGGCTTGCTCGAGCGCGTGCTGCCCGCGTGGGAGCAGCCAGCGGACGTCTGGGCGATGTCCGCGGCACGCGCGGCGCAGTCGGCCAAGGTGCGCGTCTGCATCGACTTTCTCAAGCAGGAACTCGCGCAGGGCGAGTTCGCGCTGTGGAAGGCGTGACTCAGCGCAAGCTGCTGAACAACTGCGCCACCGTTTCGCGCAACCAGCGATTGCCTGGTTCGTGATGATATCTGGCGTGCCAGTGCTGCCGCACGGCAAAGCCTTCCACGGGAATCGGACACGGATGGATCGACAGGTCATTGACCTTCGCGAGCGTCTGGCCGATATGCCGTGGCAGCGTGGCGATCAGGTCCGTCGTCTGGATGATTGCTCCGAGGCCGAGAAAGCCCGGCAACTCCAGCACGATGTCCCGCTGAACCTGCGCCAGCACGAGCGCCTGCTCCAGCAACTGGGCGCCCGTCCCCGCCGCGATCGCGACATGTCCCTCCGCGCGGTATTGCTTCACGCCGAGCTTCGCGCGCACACGCGGGTGATGCCGGTTCGTCAGACACACCCAGTCCTGCGTGTACAACTGCTGCTGGTAGATGCCGCCGCTCAGCCACGGCACATGGCCGATCGCGAGATCCGCCTCACCGGATTCCAACGCCCGTTCGGTGTTCCCGTCTATTCTCGCGGCCTCCAGACGAACGCCCGGCGCCTGTGCACGGATATGCGCCAGCATGCGCGGCAGCAGCGTGATGTGGCTCGCATCGGTCATGCAGATGCGAAACCGGCGCTTCGCGGTAGCAGGATCGAACGCGATTTCCCACGCAGCAAAGCGTCGCAGCGATTCGAGAATTTCGCGGCAGGGGCCGATCAATGCGTCTGCCTGCGGCGTCGGCGCCATGCCACCCGGCGTGCGGATGAACAAGGGATCCTGCAGGAATTCGCGCAGACGCCCGAGCCAGATGCTGATCGTCGGCTGGCTCTGCCCGAGCCGCTCCGCCACACGCGTGACATTGCGCGTGTCGTACAGAAGGTCGAAAAGCTGCAGCAGCTTCAGGTCGGGTAGTTCGGTCGGGGCCATGGCCATTATTACGATACGCAATGACATCATTGTAGTCATTGCATTGCCATGATGAACGGCGACTTCTATCGTTGCGTCAACACATCGGGAGACGCCAATGAAGATCGCAATTCTGGGAGCCGGCGCGCTGGGCTGCGCGATCGGTTCCACACTGACCGAGGGCGGGCACGAGACCTGGCTCATCGACCGCTCGCCGGCACACGTCGGAGCGATGTGCCGCGACGGCCTGCAAGTCGACGATGCCGATGGTTCCCGGCGCGTCAAAGTCCGCGCTGCGACACGCGCCGTCGAAGTCGGCGCCGTCGATCTGGTGGTCGTGCTGGTCAAGTCCTTTCACACGGATTCGGCGATGCGCGGCGCGCTCGATCTCATCGGCCCCGACACGCTGGTGCTGTCGTTGCAGAACGGCCTCGGCCACGAAGACGTGCTCGCCGACATCGTCGGGCGGGAGCGCGTGCTGGCTGGCAAGACGTATGTCGGAGGCGTACTGCGCGCACCGGGCCACATCCAGCGCGGCGTAAGCGGAAAACTCACCTACATCGGCGAACTCGATGGTCAGCTCACGCGCAGAGTAAAGGCCATCGCCGACGCGTTCAACGCATCGGGTCTCGCAACGCAGGTCAGCGACAACATCCTCGGCACGATGTGGGACAAGCTGCTGATCAATATCGCGACGGGCGCGGTGACCGGCATCACGCGTCTCACGTACGGCCAGCTATATCAGGAGCCTGCCCTGAAGGCGACCGCGCTCGCCGCCGTGGCCGAAGCGATGGCGGCGGCCAAGGCAGCGGGCATCAGGCTGTCGATGACCGATGCGGAACAGGCCTGGAATCTCGCAGCCGAAGGACTCTCGCCCGAGTTCAAGACTTCCATGCTGCAAAGCCTGGAAAAAGGATCGGTCACGGAAATCGACTTCATCAACGGCGCGGTCGTGCGCTGGGGTGAACGGTTCGGCGTGCCGACGCCGGTCAATTCGACCCTGGTCGCATGTATCAAGGGCATCGAGCGTGCGATGACCGACCGGCAACGCGAGGGAGCGACGGCATGAGCGGCTCCAAAGCGTATCTCGAACACGTCGCGATCTGGGTGAAGGACATCCACTGGCACATTCGCTTCTTCGAAGACGTGCTCGGCATGTCCATGCGCGAAGTGGACGGGACTCTCGAAGCGCCGCGCCAGTACTGGACGCTCGGCGGCCTGCAATTCATCCACGATCCGCGCTTCGAAGGTCCCGAAGGCCGGCTCGCGCATCTCGGCGTGATGTGCGAAGACCTCGACGCCGCGCTCGCCGCCGCGCAAGCGTTCGGCGTCACCGAAATGCCGCAGGGACGCAACTGGCTGCGACTGCCGGATGGTCTCGCGGTCGAACTGATTCAGGCGAAACCCGCCGCGTGCGTCGCACGAGCGCTGGCGATCAATCCACGCGCGGAGGCGTGACCATGAACATCATCGAGAAATACTGGGACGACGCCCGCGAAGGCGACGAATGCCTCAGCCCGACCTACACGGTCACAAAAGAACGCATCCTGGCGTACGCGGACCTCACGGGCGACCACACGCCGGTGCACGTCGACGAGGACTATGCGAACGCCAGCCACTTCGGTTCGATCGTCGCGCACGGTCTGTTCGGCTTGTCGATCGCGGACGGACTCAAGACGCAAAGCGAATATCGCTTCCTGCCGGGCATGTCGCTCGGCTGGACGTGGGACTTCCTGCTGCCGATCAAGGTCAACGACGTGCTGCACGTGAAGTTCCGCGTCGGCGCGATGCGCGCGAGCAAGAGCCGTCCGGACTGGGGCATCGTCGTGCTGCCGTCCGAGCTGATCAACCAGGACGGCCAGGTCGTCCAGCGCGGCGAGCATCGACTGATGGTGCCGCGCCGTCCGGGAGCGTTCTGATGCAGGCCCGTCCACTCGAAGGTTTGCGCGTCGTCGACTACAGCCACTTTCTCGCCGGCCCGTATGTCGGACGCTGTCTCGCGGCGCTCGGCGCGGAAGTCATCAAGGTCGAGCGTCCCGGCAACGGCGACGCCGGACGCCAGCACGCCACCGTCCTCGACGACCAGCAAAGCGCCTACTTCCTGCAGCTCAACATGGGCAAGCGCGGCGTGAGCGTCGACATGAAGGATCCGCGCGGCAAGGAATTCATGCAGCGTCTGTGCGACTCGGCGGACGTGTTCATCGAAAACTACCGGCCAGGCGCGCTCGACAAACTCGGCCTCGGCTATGAAGCGCTTTCCGCGCGCAATCCGCGCCTCGTCTATTGCTCGATCTCCGCGTACGGACACACCGGGCCGGATGCGCATCGCGCGGGCTTTGGTCTCATCGCCGAAGCGAAGAGCGGCATCATGCAGATGATCGGCGAGCCCGGTTCGCCGCCGCCGCTGATGCGCATTTCGCTCGGCGACATGTACACCGGCATCCACGCAGTCGCCGCGATCAACGCCGCGCTGCTCGGTCGCGTGACAAGCGGCCGGGGCCAGCACATCGACATGGCGCTCTATGACACGCTCGTGTCGATGCACGAATACGCAGTGCAGTGCTACACGATGCAGGGCATCCTGCCCGAACAGACGGGCCACGACATGCCCACCTCGACGCTCTACGGCGTGTTTCGCGCCGCCGACGCGGATCTCGTCATCGCCGCGCAGGTCGACGACGCGTGGAAGCGCTTCGCCGCGCTCGTCGAAACGCACGGCGGACCGGCGGGCTTCGGCGCCGACGCGCGCTTCCACACCCTCAATGGGCGCAACGCCAATCGCGTGGAAATACTGTCGGTCGTGAAGCCCTGGGTCGCGGCGCAGCCGGTTGCGCAGGTGCTCGAACTGCTCGACAGCGTCGATGTGCCTTGCGCCAAGGTGCAACGCATCGACGAAGTGCTCGCCGATCCGCAGATCGTCGCGCGCGGCATGGTGGTCGAGCAACAGCATCCGCGCTTCGGAACGCTGCGCCTGCCGAACCTGCCGTTCCGCTTCTCCGACTGCGACACGACGATTCGCGACGTCGGGCCGGACCTCGGTCAGCACAACGCAGAAGTGGCGCGATCGCTGGGCTTCGGACCCGCGGAGATCGACGCCATGCAGACCGCAGGCGTGCTGTTTTCAAAGTGAGGCCATGATGACGGACAACTATGCTGTGATCGGCAATCCGATCGGACACACCAAATCTCCTCTCATTCATGGAATCTTTGCGGAGGAGACAAGGCAGGACATGGCTTATACGGCCATCGAAGGACCGCTGGAACCCGAACAGGCGTTTGCTGAAACCGTGCGCGCATTCGCTGCGTCGGGTGGCCGGGGGATGAACGTCACCGCGCCCTTCAAGCTCAAGGCCTTCGCCATGGCCGACGAACGCAGCGAGC
The Caballeronia sp. NK8 genome window above contains:
- a CDS encoding HD family hydrolase produces the protein MTHSSPDEIARQLAFLVELDKLKSIMRQSPLIDQSRKENSAEHSWHLSMFALVLSSHAKDLDALRVVKLLLVHDIVEIDAGDHPIHSASGNDALVQQAEQDAAERIFGLLPEHQGREMLELWREFEAAQTPEAIFAKALDRLQPLLINTLSNGGTWTENGVTQQQVMERYGPVIARGSPVLWEAASKLVSEYFAEAGRSQSGQR
- a CDS encoding shikimate dehydrogenase, whose product is MINGNTGLIAHIGYPTHAFKSPMIYNPYFEHADVNAVVVPMGCKAEHYAAFLRSIFALENMRGALITMPHKVSTVGLLDDATPTVKIAGSCNAVRRADDGRLIGDMFDGEGFVRGVRRKGCKLEGARALIVGCGGVGSAIAASLAAAGVAWLSLFDARAESAQGLKARLTTHYPRLEVTTGSNDPAGYDLVVNATPMGMNDGDPLPVDVARIAPETFVGEVVMKTEMTAFLKSVQARGCRFQVGSDMLFEQIPAYLEFFGFPTTTPEVLRSVAKLSY
- a CDS encoding sugar phosphate isomerase/epimerase, translated to MNEMPRFGWCGPLQNAALMKEAGLDYIEAQLVPMTLEDDASFGDAKARIVDLPLPALAFSYLFPHDARIVGPEKDGRRNRAYFDRVVELLTLARARVVVLGSGWTRNIPEGWTQAQAEDEFLTTLAWCADALQGSGATLVIEPLNRKESNLVNSVADGARLAKTLNRNEVRGLADFYHMDEEAEPLDEVREHCAWLAHIHLADTGRLNPGTGSYDYPTFFGHLKASGYQGLLSAECAFNDEPLTSMRESAAFLRAAWDAA
- a CDS encoding ABC transporter substrate-binding protein, with the translated sequence MMKEITNVSADLRSSRSPLGIALASVALVALFGAATPAHAQNNNSVLVVAGPRTPESLDQEYPPTEASHEARRNIFERLLTYEMKSGEGGVMVENFDKLKGALAESWQTSPDKTSITFHLRKGVKSAAGNTLNADDLMWTFERGWNLKANFHWYMTQVLKIQDFKSAFQKVDDQTVKVTLPKPSPLIERIWVNNDLGILDSVEARKHTTSEDPWASRWLSSHSASFAPYQVTKYSPGQEVVYEANPNYYRGAAKISKVIFREMPTSANRLAALQAGAVDVAEWLPPRELNTLSSIPTVKVWKVYGNYVQRVEMNNNTPPFNNEKVRQALNYAVPRDEILKSIFYGTARPTKSPISEIYPAYTDKYFDYSNNIEKAKALLKEAGFEKGFKTQLGYPTGDQTEEELAIVLKTAFSRIGVDVELQKLPASTLVERYSKGTIPMYFFRDMAIVPDAGYVANLWLNSASLINYSHYKNPEVDQLINESLSSTDEPKRKTQMERVQQLVMQQAPWVFLINPGYQLATRSNVKGYSWNTTNGNTWYDFSKN
- a CDS encoding LysR family transcriptional regulator, whose translation is MLNEPMLGDLRLFCEVARRLSFVAAAHEFGNSQTHVSKRIALLEKTLGVKLLHRTTRRVSLTTDGETVVRWARAILQDVDAMRDDLSSLRVNPKGSLRISSSQRLGRSHIAPIVSLMKKRYPELEIWLELVDRRVNLVDEGFDLDIRVGAVQEPGLIAHHIAVSPRVLCAAPSYLDAHGRPKSVDELAQHDCLVFRERDEPFGVWRLLGPGGWSTVKVTGPLASNHSDVVLRWARDGHGIVMVGQSYVAQALAEGLLERVLPAWEQPADVWAMSAARAAQSAKVRVCIDFLKQELAQGEFALWKA
- a CDS encoding MaoC family dehydratase → MNIIEKYWDDAREGDECLSPTYTVTKERILAYADLTGDHTPVHVDEDYANASHFGSIVAHGLFGLSIADGLKTQSEYRFLPGMSLGWTWDFLLPIKVNDVLHVKFRVGAMRASKSRPDWGIVVLPSELINQDGQVVQRGEHRLMVPRRPGAF
- a CDS encoding CaiB/BaiF CoA-transferase family protein, giving the protein MQARPLEGLRVVDYSHFLAGPYVGRCLAALGAEVIKVERPGNGDAGRQHATVLDDQQSAYFLQLNMGKRGVSVDMKDPRGKEFMQRLCDSADVFIENYRPGALDKLGLGYEALSARNPRLVYCSISAYGHTGPDAHRAGFGLIAEAKSGIMQMIGEPGSPPPLMRISLGDMYTGIHAVAAINAALLGRVTSGRGQHIDMALYDTLVSMHEYAVQCYTMQGILPEQTGHDMPTSTLYGVFRAADADLVIAAQVDDAWKRFAALVETHGGPAGFGADARFHTLNGRNANRVEILSVVKPWVAAQPVAQVLELLDSVDVPCAKVQRIDEVLADPQIVARGMVVEQQHPRFGTLRLPNLPFRFSDCDTTIRDVGPDLGQHNAEVARSLGFGPAEIDAMQTAGVLFSK
- a CDS encoding LysR family transcriptional regulator, producing the protein MAPTELPDLKLLQLFDLLYDTRNVTRVAERLGQSQPTISIWLGRLREFLQDPLFIRTPGGMAPTPQADALIGPCREILESLRRFAAWEIAFDPATAKRRFRICMTDASHITLLPRMLAHIRAQAPGVRLEAARIDGNTERALESGEADLAIGHVPWLSGGIYQQQLYTQDWVCLTNRHHPRVRAKLGVKQYRAEGHVAIAAGTGAQLLEQALVLAQVQRDIVLELPGFLGLGAIIQTTDLIATLPRHIGQTLAKVNDLSIHPCPIPVEGFAVRQHWHARYHHEPGNRWLRETVAQLFSSLR
- a CDS encoding ketopantoate reductase family protein, translating into MKIAILGAGALGCAIGSTLTEGGHETWLIDRSPAHVGAMCRDGLQVDDADGSRRVKVRAATRAVEVGAVDLVVVLVKSFHTDSAMRGALDLIGPDTLVLSLQNGLGHEDVLADIVGRERVLAGKTYVGGVLRAPGHIQRGVSGKLTYIGELDGQLTRRVKAIADAFNASGLATQVSDNILGTMWDKLLINIATGAVTGITRLTYGQLYQEPALKATALAAVAEAMAAAKAAGIRLSMTDAEQAWNLAAEGLSPEFKTSMLQSLEKGSVTEIDFINGAVVRWGERFGVPTPVNSTLVACIKGIERAMTDRQREGATA
- a CDS encoding VOC family protein — encoded protein: MSGSKAYLEHVAIWVKDIHWHIRFFEDVLGMSMREVDGTLEAPRQYWTLGGLQFIHDPRFEGPEGRLAHLGVMCEDLDAALAAAQAFGVTEMPQGRNWLRLPDGLAVELIQAKPAACVARALAINPRAEA
- the hydA gene encoding dihydropyrimidinase, whose product is MPKAFDLVVRNAHVATASDTFRSDIGIKDGVITNLGFSLPEGERELDANGRVVTPGGVDGHCHLDQVIPPPARMADDFFSGTKSAACGGTTTVIPFAAQQKGESLRAAVEEYHRRAEGRATVDYGFHLIVVDPTADVVAKELPQLIEEGYTSFKIYMTYDDLKLNDRQMLDVLAAARRHGAMTLVHAENSECIGWLTESLVNNGLTAPRYHANARPMLVEREATHRAISFAELVDVPILIVHVSGREAVEQIQWARNRGMNILAETCPQYLFLTAEDLGIDDSYQGAKCVCSPPPRDSANQNVIWRGLADGTFTILSSDHAPFSFDDEAGKHPNGEQVAFPYIPNGIPGLETRLPLLYTEGVLEGRISLNRFVELTATNPAKLYGLHPKKGTIAIGADADLVIWDEVERTLTNDMLHHAVDYTPYEGRRIRAWPAFTLCRGRVVWDGKDFTGKAGEGKFLRRGLPTLRR